From a region of the Candidatus Sulfotelmatobacter sp. genome:
- a CDS encoding MurT ligase domain-containing protein: MRRLVAVWAGKSSAAVLRRVGGGGTTLPGRIAATIAPQLLGRLLAQTPTVLVAGTNGKTTTTRLISGVLRARGRRVVSNGEGANLFHGIVSTATRAADLRGRVAADEAVLEVDELTLPRVVAQTRPALIVLTNVYRDQLDRYGEVDRVVRAFSEAIAALPRDAVIVANADDPRLVEMVRASGRDAVWFGVAHEETRREPFLVDRRLCASCGEMLAHDASGFHCRSCGFSSPPTRFRATIRRTDVPGLLVEVNGFTIASRLQGDVNAANLAAAFAAVTALGVPEDDAAALLADVEPPYGRYEIVEVEGRRATLVLLKNPVGFNVFLDELVRGREPARVLLAINDLPADGEDLSWMWDVDFERLAERGGLELIVAGRRYEDVVLRLKYAGIEPARASGDLDAAVQRELRRPSELPLIMMCTYTAMMQARARLQNDGLAANYWSR, encoded by the coding sequence GCGTCTGCTGGCGCAGACGCCGACGGTGCTGGTCGCCGGAACGAACGGCAAGACGACGACGACGCGCTTGATCAGCGGCGTGTTGCGCGCGCGCGGCCGCCGCGTCGTCAGCAACGGCGAGGGGGCCAATCTCTTTCACGGTATCGTCTCGACCGCGACGCGCGCGGCGGACCTGCGCGGGCGCGTCGCCGCCGACGAGGCCGTGCTCGAAGTCGACGAGCTGACGCTGCCGCGCGTCGTCGCGCAGACCCGTCCGGCGCTGATCGTGCTCACCAACGTCTATCGCGATCAGCTCGACCGCTACGGCGAGGTCGATCGGGTCGTGCGCGCGTTCTCCGAAGCGATCGCCGCACTGCCGCGCGACGCCGTCATCGTGGCCAACGCCGACGATCCCCGGCTGGTCGAGATGGTGCGCGCCAGCGGCCGCGACGCCGTGTGGTTCGGCGTCGCGCACGAGGAGACGCGCCGCGAACCGTTTCTCGTCGACCGTCGTCTGTGCGCGTCGTGCGGCGAGATGTTGGCGCACGACGCGAGCGGGTTCCATTGCCGCAGCTGCGGCTTTTCGTCGCCGCCGACCCGGTTTCGCGCGACGATCCGGCGCACCGACGTCCCGGGTCTGCTGGTCGAGGTGAACGGCTTCACGATCGCCAGCCGTCTGCAGGGCGACGTCAACGCGGCCAACCTGGCGGCGGCGTTCGCGGCGGTGACCGCGCTGGGCGTCCCGGAGGACGACGCGGCGGCGCTGCTGGCCGACGTCGAGCCGCCCTACGGCCGGTACGAGATCGTCGAGGTCGAAGGCCGCCGCGCGACCCTGGTGCTGCTCAAGAATCCGGTCGGCTTCAACGTCTTTCTCGACGAGCTGGTCCGCGGGCGCGAACCGGCGCGCGTGCTGCTGGCGATCAACGATCTACCCGCCGACGGCGAAGACCTGTCCTGGATGTGGGACGTCGATTTCGAGCGGCTGGCGGAACGCGGCGGGCTCGAGCTGATCGTCGCGGGCCGGCGCTACGAGGACGTGGTGCTGCGCCTCAAGTACGCGGGCATCGAGCCGGCGCGCGCGAGCGGCGACCTCGACGCCGCCGTGCAGCGCGAGCTGCGCCGTCCCAGCGAGCTGCCGCTGATCATGATGTGCACGTACACCGCCATGATGCAGGCGCGCGCGCGTTTGCAGAACGACGGCTTGGCCGCGAACTACTGGTCGCGATGA
- the trxB gene encoding thioredoxin-disulfide reductase: MSAPTHAKVAVIGSGPAGLTAAIYAGRANLAPLVFAGHMYGGQLMLTTEVENYPGFAEGILGPDLMEAFRAQAERFGAVIHNVDVTSVDFSVRPFVLRTDEETYTADSVIVATGASARWLDIPGEARLRGRGVSTCATCDGAFFREKKIVVVGGGDSAMEEAIFLTRFGSSVTLVHRRDHFRASKIMADRALAHPKIDVIWNSAVVEVVGEDATTALKVKNVVSGEESVLPADALFIAIGHDPNTAIFRDQLELDEAGYISSVDGVLTNIEGVFVAGDVYDIRYKQAITAAGSGCKAALEAEKYLEEREAAHATALAR; this comes from the coding sequence ATGTCTGCCCCCACCCACGCCAAGGTCGCCGTCATCGGCTCCGGCCCGGCCGGCCTCACCGCGGCGATCTACGCCGGCCGCGCCAACCTGGCGCCGCTCGTCTTCGCCGGTCACATGTACGGGGGGCAGCTGATGCTGACGACCGAGGTCGAGAACTACCCCGGCTTCGCCGAGGGGATTCTCGGCCCGGATCTGATGGAAGCGTTCCGCGCCCAAGCCGAGCGTTTCGGCGCGGTGATCCACAACGTCGACGTGACGTCGGTCGACTTCTCGGTACGCCCGTTCGTGCTGCGTACCGACGAGGAGACCTACACCGCCGACAGCGTGATCGTCGCGACCGGCGCGAGCGCGCGCTGGCTCGACATCCCCGGCGAGGCGCGCCTGCGCGGGCGCGGCGTGTCGACCTGCGCGACCTGCGACGGCGCGTTCTTCCGCGAGAAGAAGATCGTCGTCGTCGGCGGCGGCGACTCGGCGATGGAAGAGGCGATCTTCCTCACCCGCTTCGGCAGCAGCGTCACGCTGGTCCACCGGCGCGACCACTTCCGCGCCTCGAAGATCATGGCCGACCGCGCGCTGGCGCACCCCAAGATCGACGTCATCTGGAACAGCGCCGTCGTCGAAGTGGTCGGCGAGGACGCGACGACCGCGTTGAAGGTCAAGAACGTCGTCAGCGGCGAGGAATCGGTCCTGCCGGCCGACGCGCTGTTCATCGCGATCGGGCACGACCCGAACACCGCGATCTTCCGCGATCAGCTCGAGCTCGACGAGGCCGGCTACATCAGCAGTGTGGACGGCGTGCTTACCAACATCGAGGGCGTGTTCGTGGCGGGCGACGTCTACGACATCCGCTACAAACAGGCGATCACCGCGGCGGGCTCGGGCTGCAAAGCGGCGCTCGAAGCCGAGAAGTACCTCGAGGAGCGCGAAGCCGCGCACGCCACGGCCCTGGCGCGATGA
- a CDS encoding PaaI family thioesterase, with product MTAQDDPSGVPVTQEYPHAQDVFRAMDGLDALHLMQRGETPQTPLSRWMNFTLEKVERGAVTFGMMPKEEFYNLIGSVHGGIITTLMDTALGTAVQSLLPAGQVATTMDLQTRFHRPVTVETGKVFAEAKVVHAGRRTATSEAKLVDAKGRVYATGTSTLMILRDEPKNA from the coding sequence ATGACCGCGCAGGACGATCCGAGCGGCGTGCCGGTCACCCAAGAGTACCCGCACGCGCAGGACGTCTTCCGCGCGATGGACGGCCTGGACGCGCTGCACCTCATGCAGCGCGGCGAGACGCCGCAGACGCCGCTCTCGCGCTGGATGAACTTCACGCTCGAGAAAGTCGAGCGGGGCGCCGTCACCTTCGGCATGATGCCGAAGGAAGAGTTCTACAACCTGATCGGCTCGGTGCACGGCGGCATCATCACGACGCTGATGGACACCGCGCTGGGGACCGCGGTGCAGTCGCTCTTGCCGGCCGGTCAGGTCGCGACGACGATGGATCTGCAGACGCGCTTCCACCGTCCGGTGACGGTCGAGACCGGCAAGGTCTTCGCCGAAGCGAAGGTCGTCCACGCCGGTCGTCGCACCGCCACCTCCGAAGCTAAGCTCGTCGACGCGAAGGGAAGGGTCTACGCGACCGGAACCTCGACGCTCATGATCCTCCGCGACGAACCCAAGAACGCATAG
- a CDS encoding glucose 1-dehydrogenase encodes MPGPRLAGKFALITGGASGIGWATAQRFAEEGAQVALADLNDAAAQKLAATNPAFFAVHLDVTDEVSWEHAMAATLARFGRLDILLNSAGIAPLGDVEKETLEQFRRVMAVNVDGVFLGCRAGVLAMKDHGGSIINMSSVSGLIGGNNIVAYNASKGAVRLLTKSVALHCARKRYGIRCNSVHPTFVETPMLLDGLNRRPEGERERIESALRNQVPLGRFAKPVEIADLIVYLASDESQFVTGAEHVIDGGMTAGF; translated from the coding sequence GTGCCCGGTCCGCGACTGGCCGGCAAATTCGCGCTGATCACCGGCGGCGCGAGCGGTATCGGATGGGCGACCGCGCAGCGGTTCGCCGAAGAGGGTGCGCAGGTTGCGCTGGCCGACCTCAACGACGCGGCCGCGCAGAAGCTGGCCGCCACGAACCCCGCTTTCTTCGCCGTGCACCTCGACGTGACCGACGAGGTCAGTTGGGAGCACGCGATGGCCGCGACGCTCGCGCGCTTCGGGCGGCTGGACATCCTGCTCAACAGCGCCGGCATCGCACCCTTGGGCGACGTCGAGAAGGAGACGCTCGAGCAGTTCCGCCGCGTGATGGCGGTCAACGTCGACGGCGTGTTCCTGGGCTGTCGTGCCGGCGTCCTGGCGATGAAAGACCACGGCGGTTCGATCATCAACATGTCGTCGGTGTCGGGGCTGATCGGCGGCAACAACATCGTCGCCTACAACGCCTCGAAAGGCGCGGTGCGCCTGCTGACCAAGTCGGTCGCGCTGCACTGTGCGCGCAAACGCTACGGCATCCGCTGCAACTCCGTGCACCCGACGTTCGTCGAGACGCCGATGCTGCTGGACGGTCTCAATCGCCGCCCCGAGGGCGAGCGCGAACGGATCGAGAGCGCGTTGCGCAATCAGGTCCCGCTGGGCCGCTTCGCCAAGCCGGTAGAGATCGCCGACCTGATCGTCTATCTCGCCTCGGACGAATCGCAGTTCGTCACCGGCGCCGAGCACGTCATCGACGGCGGTATGACCGCCGGCTTCTAG
- a CDS encoding tRNA-binding protein — MIDVEQFFAVDVRIGTILAAEPFPEVRKPAFKLTIDFGAEIGTKRSSAQITVHYTCDELVGRQVAAVVNLPPRRIGPFVSEVLTLGFPDAEGAVVLFSPDLPVPNGARLY, encoded by the coding sequence GTGATCGACGTCGAGCAGTTCTTCGCCGTCGACGTTCGTATCGGGACGATCCTCGCCGCGGAGCCGTTCCCCGAGGTGCGCAAGCCGGCGTTCAAGCTGACGATCGACTTCGGCGCCGAGATCGGCACCAAACGCTCGAGCGCGCAGATCACCGTCCACTATACCTGCGACGAGCTGGTCGGCCGCCAAGTCGCCGCGGTGGTCAATCTCCCACCGCGGCGCATCGGCCCGTTCGTCTCGGAGGTGCTCACCCTCGGCTTCCCCGACGCCGAGGGTGCCGTCGTGCTGTTCTCCCCGGACCTGCCGGTCCCGAACGGCGCGCGGTTATACTGA
- a CDS encoding SDR family oxidoreductase yields MAEKKTILITGASTGFGALTAQTLHADGWRVFATMRNVAGANAAAAGRLRDAGIDVVELDVTDDASVEKAATAIQEEVGAIDVLVNNAGVAWFGVQEAFTPQRVEQLYATNVFGPLRVNRAFLPAMRERKNGLVIFISSVVGRLVFPFGGIYDSSKWALEALAQAAQYELAPFDVDVAIVEPGAYPTEIIGKPARPDDEARERSYGPELAAMSANAMQRIVERGKDNDPQDVADVVLRLANAPAGTRPFRTVTPHTPPVEAINAATEPIQRAVIESLGAPALVPKVPA; encoded by the coding sequence ATGGCTGAGAAGAAGACCATCCTGATCACCGGTGCGAGCACCGGATTCGGCGCCCTGACGGCGCAAACGCTGCACGCCGACGGCTGGCGCGTGTTCGCGACCATGCGCAACGTCGCGGGCGCGAACGCCGCCGCCGCGGGCCGCCTGCGCGACGCCGGCATCGACGTCGTCGAGCTCGACGTCACCGACGACGCCTCCGTCGAGAAGGCGGCCACCGCGATCCAAGAGGAGGTCGGCGCGATCGACGTCCTCGTCAACAACGCCGGCGTCGCCTGGTTCGGCGTCCAGGAAGCGTTCACGCCGCAGCGCGTCGAGCAGCTCTACGCGACCAACGTCTTCGGCCCGCTGCGTGTCAACCGCGCCTTCTTGCCCGCCATGCGCGAGCGCAAGAACGGCCTGGTGATCTTCATCTCGTCGGTCGTCGGCCGGCTGGTGTTCCCGTTCGGCGGCATCTACGACTCCTCGAAGTGGGCGCTCGAAGCGCTGGCACAGGCCGCGCAGTACGAGCTGGCGCCGTTCGACGTCGACGTCGCGATCGTCGAGCCGGGCGCGTACCCGACCGAGATCATCGGCAAGCCCGCCCGTCCCGACGACGAGGCCCGCGAGCGGTCCTACGGTCCGGAGCTGGCGGCCATGAGCGCCAACGCGATGCAGCGCATCGTCGAGCGCGGCAAGGACAACGACCCGCAGGACGTCGCCGACGTCGTGCTCCGGCTCGCTAACGCGCCCGCCGGCACGCGCCCGTTCCGTACCGTCACGCCGCACACCCCGCCCGTCGAAGCGATCAACGCCGCAACGGAACCGATCCAGCGCGCCGTCATCGAGTCACTCGGCGCGCCCGCGCTGGTCCCGAAGGTTCCGGCCTAG
- a CDS encoding long-chain fatty acid--CoA ligase gives MSPSDALPTLPAFIAERLSHPRSIALAERVGGRTTALSAADVHRRAAAIAYALRARGVGFGDRVALVAENSLAWLLADFGILYAGAVVVPVFATTADDQLGYILADSAAKLAFVGDTGAAERIGQAVPSAPALVALDSTTETGLQALIAEGEALLDADPGALAGFTADGKLDDLAVLIYTSGTTGTPKGVMLSHRNLVSNVVDAYDPASSGLHEGEVGLSVLPLAHIFEHTDALGYLYNLLTHYVTTPDHLLEDLRAVRPHYVAFVPRIFERLLAGIVGNARSAGGAQARLVPWALEIGTAYERAKREGGTIAPALRAQHALANALVLKRIRPRLGLDRLRYFVSGSAPLHRDTALTLAAMGLDVLEGYGMTETSPVVTVNRPDDNELGTVGTPISHVEVKLDEDGEVLVKGPNVMLGYYKLPPAEQPFTADGWFRTGDIGEFAGTHLRITDRKREIFKTSGGKWISPARIETAIKRSISIAQVMVAGAERPHPMALVAPSWNLLRTELDLPESMTTAEMAQNPRVREYVVCEVTENTKDLAAYEQIRRVAILPRELTIEDGELSPTLKIKRRVVEKRYADLIDAAYAEDLRARDAAR, from the coding sequence ATGTCCCCTTCCGACGCGCTGCCGACGCTGCCGGCGTTCATCGCCGAGCGCCTGTCCCACCCCCGTTCGATCGCCTTGGCGGAACGGGTCGGCGGCCGCACCACCGCGCTCAGTGCGGCCGACGTCCACCGCCGGGCGGCCGCGATCGCCTACGCGCTGCGTGCCCGCGGCGTCGGTTTCGGGGACCGGGTGGCGCTCGTCGCCGAGAACTCGCTCGCCTGGCTGCTGGCGGACTTCGGGATCCTCTACGCCGGCGCCGTGGTCGTGCCGGTCTTCGCGACCACCGCCGACGACCAGCTCGGCTACATCCTGGCCGACAGCGCGGCCAAGCTGGCGTTCGTCGGCGACACCGGCGCGGCCGAGCGGATCGGCCAGGCGGTGCCGTCCGCCCCGGCGCTGGTCGCGCTCGACAGCACCACGGAGACCGGTCTGCAGGCGCTGATCGCCGAGGGCGAAGCCCTGCTCGACGCCGACCCCGGTGCGCTGGCGGGCTTCACCGCTGACGGCAAGCTCGACGACCTGGCCGTGCTGATCTACACCTCGGGGACCACCGGCACGCCCAAAGGCGTGATGCTCTCGCACCGCAACCTGGTGTCCAACGTCGTCGACGCCTACGACCCCGCGTCCAGCGGGCTGCACGAAGGCGAGGTGGGACTCTCGGTCTTGCCGCTGGCGCACATCTTCGAGCACACCGACGCGCTGGGGTATCTCTACAACCTGCTCACGCACTACGTCACCACGCCCGACCATTTGTTGGAAGACCTGCGCGCGGTGCGGCCGCACTACGTCGCGTTCGTGCCGCGCATCTTCGAGCGGCTGCTGGCGGGGATCGTCGGCAACGCGCGCAGCGCCGGCGGCGCGCAAGCGCGCCTCGTCCCGTGGGCGCTCGAGATCGGAACCGCGTACGAGCGCGCCAAGCGCGAGGGCGGCACGATCGCCCCGGCGCTGCGCGCGCAACACGCGCTGGCCAACGCCCTCGTCCTCAAACGCATCCGCCCACGGCTGGGTCTGGACCGCCTGCGCTACTTCGTCAGCGGCAGCGCGCCGCTGCACCGCGACACCGCCCTCACGCTGGCGGCGATGGGACTCGACGTCCTCGAAGGCTACGGCATGACCGAGACCTCACCGGTGGTGACCGTCAACCGCCCCGACGACAACGAGCTCGGCACGGTCGGCACGCCGATCAGCCACGTCGAGGTCAAGCTCGACGAGGACGGCGAGGTGCTCGTCAAAGGCCCCAACGTCATGCTGGGCTACTACAAGCTGCCGCCCGCGGAGCAGCCGTTCACCGCCGACGGGTGGTTCCGCACCGGCGACATCGGCGAGTTCGCCGGCACGCATTTGCGCATCACCGATCGCAAGCGCGAGATCTTCAAGACCAGCGGCGGCAAGTGGATCTCACCGGCCCGCATCGAGACCGCCATCAAACGCTCGATCTCGATCGCGCAGGTGATGGTCGCGGGCGCGGAGCGCCCGCACCCGATGGCGCTGGTCGCGCCGAGCTGGAACCTGCTCCGTACCGAGCTCGATCTGCCGGAGTCGATGACGACGGCCGAGATGGCGCAGAACCCGCGCGTGCGCGAGTACGTCGTGTGCGAGGTCACCGAGAACACCAAGGACCTCGCCGCCTACGAGCAGATCCGCCGCGTCGCGATCCTCCCGCGCGAGCTGACCATCGAGGACGGGGAACTCTCCCCGACGCTCAAGATCAAGCGCCGCGTGGTCGAGAAGCGCTACGCCGACCTGATCGACGCCGCGTACGCCGAGGACCTGCGCGCCCGCGACGCCGCCCGCTAG
- a CDS encoding PadR family transcriptional regulator — protein MRSRAAQAVSEDAGDDPGDLPALWGDRIFTGEVKTKTVFPALVLSMLHAQPDSGYRLMQRIAGLSGIFSVNPNTVYPLLRRLEERGFIRGELDATTKRGTTVYSITEAGEERLDRIKINFKPYLTNLIAALQQVRRDLYGETS, from the coding sequence ATGCGGTCAAGGGCGGCGCAAGCCGTTTCCGAGGACGCCGGGGACGATCCCGGCGACCTGCCGGCGCTGTGGGGCGACCGCATCTTCACCGGTGAGGTCAAAACCAAGACGGTGTTTCCCGCTCTGGTCCTCTCGATGCTGCACGCCCAGCCCGACAGCGGCTACCGGCTCATGCAGCGGATCGCCGGCCTGAGCGGCATCTTCTCGGTCAACCCGAACACCGTCTACCCGCTCTTGCGGCGGCTCGAAGAGCGGGGCTTCATCCGCGGCGAGCTCGACGCCACCACCAAGCGCGGCACCACGGTCTACTCGATCACCGAGGCGGGCGAAGAACGCCTCGATCGCATCAAGATCAACTTCAAGCCCTACCTGACCAATCTGATCGCGGCCCTGCAGCAAGTGCGCCGCGACTTGTACGGAGAGACGTCATGA
- a CDS encoding acyl-CoA dehydrogenase C-terminal domain-containing protein, protein MSTYRAPLRDMQFVLRELADAEAIAKLPGFEDTTDVLDAILDEASTFATEVLDPINQSGDKEGCSWNDGVVTTPKGFKEAYTSFAKAGWIGLPVSPEFGGQGLPSLMLGPTLEMWNAANVGFANGPLLNQGAIEAIEQFGNDEQKQKFIPKLVSGEWTGTMCLTEPQAGSDLAQVRTQAIPEGDHYRIKGQKIFITFGEHDMAPNIIHLVLARLPDAPLGTKGISMFIVPKVMVGDDGSLGERNDVKCAGIEHKMGINANPTCTLNYGEAGQGAIGYLVGEANRGLEYMFVMMNAARFSVGVQGLAIADRAYQHAVEYAKERIQFRDAASRSPEPVAIIKHPDVRRMLLWCKANVEAMRALSYVTAASLDLAHKSPDEATRKEHQAFVELMIPIVKGWCTETAQDVASTALQVFGGMGYIEETGIAQQYRDVRITTIYEGTTGIQALDLVGRKLVRDMGASATKVLKTIGKFAKQLAESPNKDVAALAGPLGDATKALGETAQWIGMNAMGDLNKAFAASVPFMKFFGVVAGGWQLLRGAEIAAQKLAAGESDPFYTAKIQTATFYAHHVLSQAAWYQKQITEGSGDVMAVGEEAFEVERRALVTA, encoded by the coding sequence ATGAGCACCTACCGCGCGCCGTTGCGCGACATGCAGTTCGTCCTGCGCGAGCTCGCGGACGCCGAGGCGATCGCGAAGCTCCCCGGTTTCGAGGACACGACCGACGTCCTCGACGCGATCCTCGACGAAGCGTCGACGTTCGCGACCGAGGTTCTCGACCCGATCAACCAGAGCGGCGACAAAGAGGGCTGCAGCTGGAACGACGGCGTCGTGACGACGCCCAAGGGCTTCAAAGAGGCGTACACCAGCTTCGCCAAAGCGGGTTGGATCGGGTTGCCCGTCTCGCCGGAATTCGGCGGTCAGGGCCTGCCCTCGCTCATGCTCGGGCCGACGCTCGAGATGTGGAACGCCGCTAACGTCGGCTTCGCCAACGGTCCGCTGCTCAACCAGGGCGCGATCGAGGCGATCGAACAGTTCGGCAACGACGAGCAGAAGCAGAAGTTCATTCCGAAGCTCGTCAGCGGCGAGTGGACGGGAACGATGTGCCTGACCGAGCCGCAGGCCGGCTCCGATCTCGCGCAGGTCCGCACCCAGGCGATTCCCGAGGGCGATCACTACCGCATCAAGGGCCAGAAGATTTTCATCACGTTCGGCGAGCACGACATGGCGCCGAACATCATCCACTTGGTGCTCGCGCGTCTGCCCGACGCACCGCTGGGCACCAAGGGCATCTCGATGTTCATCGTCCCCAAGGTGATGGTCGGCGACGACGGTTCGCTGGGCGAGCGCAACGACGTCAAGTGCGCCGGCATCGAGCACAAGATGGGGATCAACGCCAACCCGACCTGCACGCTCAACTACGGCGAGGCGGGCCAAGGCGCGATCGGCTACCTTGTCGGTGAGGCGAACCGCGGCCTGGAGTACATGTTCGTGATGATGAACGCCGCGCGCTTCAGCGTGGGCGTGCAGGGTCTGGCGATCGCCGACCGTGCCTATCAGCACGCCGTCGAGTACGCCAAAGAGCGCATCCAGTTCCGCGACGCTGCCTCGCGCAGCCCCGAGCCGGTCGCGATCATCAAGCACCCCGACGTGCGGCGCATGCTGCTGTGGTGCAAGGCCAACGTCGAGGCGATGCGCGCCCTCTCGTACGTCACCGCAGCCTCGCTCGACCTGGCGCACAAGTCGCCCGACGAAGCGACCCGCAAGGAGCATCAGGCCTTCGTCGAGCTGATGATCCCGATCGTCAAGGGCTGGTGCACGGAGACCGCGCAAGACGTCGCGTCGACCGCGCTGCAAGTCTTCGGCGGCATGGGCTACATCGAAGAGACGGGCATCGCGCAGCAGTACCGCGACGTGCGCATCACGACGATCTACGAAGGCACCACCGGTATCCAGGCGCTCGACCTGGTCGGCCGCAAGCTGGTGCGCGACATGGGCGCCAGCGCGACCAAGGTCCTCAAGACGATCGGCAAGTTCGCAAAGCAGCTGGCCGAGTCGCCCAACAAGGACGTCGCCGCGCTCGCCGGCCCGCTCGGCGATGCCACGAAGGCGCTGGGCGAGACCGCGCAGTGGATCGGCATGAACGCGATGGGCGACCTCAACAAGGCCTTCGCCGCGTCGGTCCCGTTCATGAAGTTCTTCGGCGTCGTCGCCGGCGGCTGGCAGCTCCTCCGCGGCGCGGAGATCGCGGCGCAGAAGCTGGCGGCGGGCGAGAGCGATCCGTTCTACACCGCCAAGATCCAGACCGCGACGTTCTACGCGCACCACGTCCTCAGCCAGGCGGCCTGGTACCAGAAGCAGATCACCGAAGGGTCGGGCGACGTCATGGCCGTCGGTGAGGAGGCGTTCGAAGTCGAGCGCCGCGCCCTGGTTACCGCCTAA